Proteins encoded together in one Cicer arietinum cultivar CDC Frontier isolate Library 1 chromosome 4, Cicar.CDCFrontier_v2.0, whole genome shotgun sequence window:
- the LOC101489832 gene encoding short-chain dehydrogenase TIC 32, chloroplastic isoform X1, producing MWLFSKKGVSGFSWSSTAEQVTHGIDATGLTAIVTGASSGIGAETTRVLALRGAHVIMGVRNMAAAKDVKETILKDIPSAKVDAMELDLSSLDSVKKFASEFNSSGRPLNILINNAGIMACPFKLSKDNIELQFATNHIGHFLLTNLLLDTMKKTTRKSKKEGRIVNVASEAHRFTYTEGIRFDKINDESSYNNWRAYGQSKLANILHANQLTKHLKEDGVDITANSLHPGTITTNLFRYNNAVNSIVSVIGRVIMKNVQQGAATTCYVALNPQVKGVSGEYFSDNNVYKTTPHGKDADLAKKLWDFSMNLVKPK from the exons ATGTGGCTATTCAGCAAGAAAGGAGTTTCTGGATTTTCATGGAGTTCAACTGCTGAACAAGTTACTCATGGAATCGATGCCACTGGTCTCACTGCTATTGTCACTG GAGCATCCAGCGGGATTGGGGCTGAGACTACTCGTGTCCTTGCTTTGCGTGGTGCTCATGTGATTATGGGTGTGAGAAATATGGCTGCTGCTAAGGATGTCAAAGAAACAATACTCAAGGACATTCCTTCTGCTAAAGTTGATGCCATGGAGTTAGATCTCAGTTCACTGGACTCTGTCAAGAAATTTGCATCCGAGTTTAATTCCTCTGGTCGACCACTGAACATCTTGAT AAATAATGCAGGAATTATGGCATGCCCTTTCAAGCTGTCCAAAGACAACATTGAACTGCAGTTTGCAACCAATCACATAG GTCATTTTCTCTTGACAAATCTTTTGTTGGATACTATGAAGAAAACAACCCGCAAAAGTAAGAAAGAAGGAAGAATTGTTAATGTCGCCTCAGAGGCTCATAGATTTACATATACTGAAGGAATCCGTTTCGACAAAATCAACGACGAGTCGAG TTACAACAACTGGCGTGCATATGGACAGTCCAAGCTTGCTAACATTTTACATGCCAACCAACTTACAAAGCATTTAAAG GAAGATGGGGTGGATATTACTGCAAATTCTCTTCATCCAGGAACAATTACTACCAATCTTTTCCGTTATAACAATGCAGTGAATA GTATAGTAAGTGTGATTGGGAGAGTTATAATGAAAAATGTCCAGCAG GGAGCAGCTACAACATGCTATGTTGCATTGAACCCACAAGTGAAAGGAGTTAGTGGTGAGTATTTTTCAGACAATAATGTGTACAAAACAACCCCACACGGGAAGGATGCTGATTTGGCAAAAAAACTATGGGATTTCAGCATGAATTTGGTGAAGCCGAAATAG
- the LOC101489832 gene encoding short-chain dehydrogenase TIC 32, chloroplastic isoform X2: MWLFSKKGVSGFSWSSTAEQVTHGIDATGLTAIVTGASSGIGAETTRVLALRGAHVIMGVRNMAAAKDVKETILKDIPSAKVDAMELDLSSLDSVKKFASEFNSSGRPLNILINNAGIMACPFKLSKDNIELQFATNHIGHFLLTNLLLDTMKKTTRKSKKEGRIVNVASEAHRFTYTEGIRFDKINDESSYNNWRAYGQSKLANILHANQLTKHLKEDGVDITANSLHPGTITTNLFRYNNAVNRSSYNMLCCIEPTSERS, from the exons ATGTGGCTATTCAGCAAGAAAGGAGTTTCTGGATTTTCATGGAGTTCAACTGCTGAACAAGTTACTCATGGAATCGATGCCACTGGTCTCACTGCTATTGTCACTG GAGCATCCAGCGGGATTGGGGCTGAGACTACTCGTGTCCTTGCTTTGCGTGGTGCTCATGTGATTATGGGTGTGAGAAATATGGCTGCTGCTAAGGATGTCAAAGAAACAATACTCAAGGACATTCCTTCTGCTAAAGTTGATGCCATGGAGTTAGATCTCAGTTCACTGGACTCTGTCAAGAAATTTGCATCCGAGTTTAATTCCTCTGGTCGACCACTGAACATCTTGAT AAATAATGCAGGAATTATGGCATGCCCTTTCAAGCTGTCCAAAGACAACATTGAACTGCAGTTTGCAACCAATCACATAG GTCATTTTCTCTTGACAAATCTTTTGTTGGATACTATGAAGAAAACAACCCGCAAAAGTAAGAAAGAAGGAAGAATTGTTAATGTCGCCTCAGAGGCTCATAGATTTACATATACTGAAGGAATCCGTTTCGACAAAATCAACGACGAGTCGAG TTACAACAACTGGCGTGCATATGGACAGTCCAAGCTTGCTAACATTTTACATGCCAACCAACTTACAAAGCATTTAAAG GAAGATGGGGTGGATATTACTGCAAATTCTCTTCATCCAGGAACAATTACTACCAATCTTTTCCGTTATAACAATGCAGTGAATA GGAGCAGCTACAACATGCTATGTTGCATTGAACCCACAAGTGAAAGGAGTTAG
- the LOC101490161 gene encoding short-chain dehydrogenase TIC 32, chloroplastic-like, with protein sequence MWPFSKKGVSGFSWSSTAEQVTHGIDATGLTAIVTGASSGIGAETTRVLALRGVHVIMGVRNLVAAKDVKETILKDIPSAKIDVMELDLSSLESVKKFASEFISSGLPLNILINNAGIMACPFMLSKDNIELQFATNHLGHFLLTDLLLETMKKTTRESKKDGRIVIVSSDAHLFAYSEGIRFDKINDQSSYSKWRAYGQSKLANILHSNELARKLKEDGVDITANCLHPGAITTNLVRHNSTIKGIVNTVGRLVLKNVEQGAATTCYIALHPQVKGVSGEFFSDSNVAKTGSKGRDADLAKKLWNFTLNLIQEK encoded by the exons atgtgGCCGTTCAGCAAGAAAGGAGTTTCTGGGTTTTCATGGAGTTCAACTGCTGAACAAGTTACCCATGGAATCGATGCCACTGGTCTCACTGCTATTGTCACTG GAGCATCCAGCGGCATTGGGGCTGAGACTACTCGTGTCCTTGCTTTGCGTGGTGTTCATGTGATTATGGGTGTGAGGAATTTGGTTGCCGCTAAAGATGTCAAAGAAACAATACTTAAGGACATTCCCTCAGCAAAAATTGATGTCATGGAGTTAGATCTCAGTTCATTGGAATCTGTCAAGAAATTTGCCTCTGAGTTTATTTCCTCTGGTCTTCCATTGAACATCTTGAT AAACAATGCAGGAATTATGGCATGCCCTTTCATGCTATCCAAAGACAACATTGAATTACAGTTTGCAACAAACCACTTAG GTCATTTTCTCTTGACGGATCTTTTGTTGGAGACTATGAAGAAAACAACACGTGAAAGTAAAAAAGATGGAAGAATTGTTATTGTCTCTTCAGATGCTCACCTATTTGCATATTCCGAAGGAATCCGTTTTGACAAAATTAATGATCAGTCAAG TTACAGTAAATGGCGAGCATATGGACAGTCAAAACTTGCTAACATTTTACACTCCAATGAACTTGCTAGAAAATTAAAG GAGGATGGGGTGGATATCACTGCAAATTGTCTTCATCCTGGAGCCATTACCACCAATCTTGTTCGTCATAACAGTACAATCAAGG GTATAGTAAATACCGTTGGCAGACTTGTTCTAAAAAACGTTGAGCAG GGAGCAGCCACTACATGTTATATAGCATTGCACCCACAAGTGAAGGGAGTTAGTGGCGAGTTTTTCTCTGACAGTAATGTGGCCAAAACAGGTTCAAAAGGGAGGGATGCTGATTTGGCTAAGAAACTCTGGAATTTCACCCTCAATTTGATTCAGGAGAAATAG
- the LOC101490485 gene encoding uncharacterized protein has protein sequence MSGGIGPTGCDISLPKEQEEVEHKEKQDQTLKNLNKSTNTTQRKASFLSFRQLNCLAVVVVLSASGMVSPEDFAFVVFSIFYMYFMSKVAFPSLHPLKEPPIFNPQNKLLQLYVFIGAIVGLYAPIAYILHGIFEGDKEGIKAASPHVFLLASQVFMEGVAFSDGFSSPIRAFVPVIYNARRVFTIVDWFRDEIYKVDEEHSGSYRRIYAGRALAVANMAFWSFNLFGFLLPVYLPKVFKSYYSGTTKVN, from the coding sequence ATGTCTGGTGGAATTGGCCCTACTGGCTGTGACATTAGCCTACCAAAAGAACAAGAAGAAGTTGAAcacaaagaaaaacaagaccaaACACTCAAGAATCTCAACAAATCCACCAACACCACACAACGCAAGGCCAGTTTCCTCTCATTCAGACAACTCAATTGTTTAGCTGTTGTTGTTGTCTTATCAGCCAGTGGCATGGTTAGCCCTGAAGATTTTGCCTTTGTTGTTTTCTCCATTTTCTACATGTACTTCATGTCAAAAGTTGCTTTTCCATCTCTTCACCCTTTAAAAGAACCACCAATTTTCAATCCACAAAACAAACTCCTTCAACTTTATGTCTTCATTGGAGCCATCGTTGGACTTTATGCACCTATAGCTTATATTTTACATGGAATATTTGAAGGTGATAAAGAAGGTATCAAAGCAGCTTCACCCCATGTTTTTCTTTTGGCTAGTCAAGTTTTCATGGAAGGAGTTGCATTCTCAGATGGATTTTCATCTCCAATAAGAGCTTTTGTTCCTGTTATTTATAATGCAAGAAGGGTTTTCACTATTGTTGATTGGTTTAGAGATGAGATTTACAAGGTTGATGAAGAACATAGTGGTTCTTATAGAAGGATCTATGCTGGAAGAGCACTTGCTGTGGCTAATATGGCTTTTTGGAGCTTcaatttgtttggatttttgttACCTGTTTATCTTCCTAAAGTTTTTAAGTCATATTACTCTGGCACCACCAAAGTAAATTAA
- the LOC101490809 gene encoding uncharacterized protein produces the protein MDATLNTLSQSQWDFSCDLEVDFGSEENASIVYATLAVDKELQPDKVKRLMTVSDGKLSVHFEATEARFLRASYSAFVDVLTLATKTIEEFGQRMKL, from the exons ATGGATGCCACACTAAATACCCTATCCCAATCTCAATGGGATTTTAGCTG TGACTTGGAAGTGGATTTTGGTTCCGAAGAGAACGCTTCTATTGTATATGCTACCTTAGCCGTCGATAAGGAG TTGCAACCTGACAAAGTTAAGCGACTCATGACGGTGTCTGATGGAAAACTGTCGGT GCACTTTGAGGCAACAGAAGCCAGATTTCTTCGTGCATCATATAGTGCTTTTGTAGATGTCCTTACTCTAGCAACCAAAACAATTGAAGAATTTGGTCAAAGAATGAAGTTGTGA